The DNA segment tactactactactactactactactactactactactactactactactactactactactactactaccattagtgatagtagtagtagttataataatgttagccccatgactctctctctctctctctctctctctctctctctctctctctctctctctctctctctctctctctctctctctctctctctctctctccctctccctctccctgcctgcctgcctgcccgcccgcccgcccgcccgcccgcccgcctctctctctctctctctctctctctctctctctctctctctctctctctctctttctctcggtaTTCACGTTTCTCGTTATTGTTACGGCCGCTTTGTGTTGTATTGCgctgtgtcacacacacacacacacacacacacacacacacacacacacacacacacacacacacacacacacacacagttgacatttttttcttgtggttttgttgtcacGTGCGTTACTCAAAGCGCTCTTTAAAATTTGGTATTGTGTTTTACTTCAGGTGTTGGTGGAGAAATCCGAGTTGTGGTCATTGTCGTTGTGAtactttgttgtgtgtgagtgataCTTTCTGTATTAGTACGCTTGGACGTAAATTTCATCATACTTGTGTAAATGCGTTAGGaggtgtgaatgagtgtgtaaAATACGACATGGGTAGTACGGCAATTAACGGGTGTATTTGTGGTGGATCTCCCATACACAAAGTCATAGGTATAATGGAATGTTTGGATGTAAAAGGAAGAGTAGAGAATAAACACATTAAAACGTTTCTTATAGTTTTATTGTGAACACGCAACAGGTGTTTGGGAGCTGGTATAAATAAcaataggaggagaggaaaaagaggaaaacattgatctaaaaggaagggaagggtaccCAAACTAAGATGAAAAGGATGGAGGCAgtaatggaggaaaggtggaagacCAGCTGAAATTAGAGATAACTGAAGAGGTGAAGACTTAGGGAAAGCTGTACAAATGTCTTATAAACAATGACGTCTTCGCATAACTTGAGATAAGAGCATGAAGGTAATTGAATAtacaaaaggagaaatggaaaatacTATACAATGGAATCCATAGGCTTGAGAACTGCTCCAGTGATCCTAAGTTGGACTAGATACACCAGGCTACATTTTGTATGTTGGCTTGGATCCTTTAAGAAATTtaacttgaaggaaaaaaatcttatgCTACTGAAAAATGgcagattctttttttttttttttttttttacagcgaCTATGCGCTTTTGGAACTGTTATGTGATTTTTTGAGATGAACACTTGTATCTCGTGTTAGTTTTTCttatatacagttttttactTTGATATTGAACCCAAATGGCTGCGTTTTTAGGTGAAGGTGGTGTAGAGGTGAGAATAttgtctttctcactcattgTCTAGATCTGATAATCGACGAAGGGATTGCAGATGGAGCTTTAGTTCTTGCCTGGAGGGTTTGGCCTCAGGTTATTGATGTCATCGGGGTAGTAGTTTTCGCTGCAAGGAATAAAGTAGATTAGAAGTGgtggagaggcagaggagaggaatgatgaaGGCGAAATTATGCACGATTCATATGTCAACACTCGTATCGTTGGCTTTTGGTCATGTCTGTAACCTGAAGGAAATACGAAAGAAGGAACGTTATCAGGAGCAAGAGGATCGCTTACCATCCTGACACATTCTCGGGGACATCACAGAGGAGGGTGACGTCGTTGAAGACCAGACCCCTCTCGCAGCCCACCTCACGGGGGTGCTTGCCATCGACGCACACGTAGAAGTACCTGCAGTCACCGCCCTTCACGTGGCGAGAGTGATCAAGCACCTGACCGTTGGTGTGGATCTGAGTAATGTTGGGGCAGGAGAAACCGTCAGGGAGGACCTCTGTAAGtggcaaaacaagaaaaacggcCGTGAAATATGTATGTTTTTTGAAGGATAGCAACTTAaataatttattctttcatgaTGAGTCATCGGGACATTGTTATAGTACCTGGCTAGATTAAAAACATCATGTATTATCGGTGAGTAGTATATTTTGAACTTATTTGCTGGGAAAAAAACAACGCAGACACTAACCGGCCTTTTTAACGCATCCGGAACGGACGCCGCTGTGTTCCCACACGCAGGTGCCGGTGAACTCGTCGAACACGAGACCATCAGAGCATGTGCGGAGAACAGGGATGCCGCCAGTGCACTCGTAGTAGTGGCCACAGTTGCTGGGGTCCTCGTGCTCGAAGTAGCCATTCAAGCGGGGGCACTCCACGCCAGTAGGCTGAGCTGGCTCTGGGGGgattaatgataaagaaaagaataaaagggagaaaagacgaGACGAAAGATGACAAAGATGATGGATGATAAAGTGAGATAATGGACTACTATGTTCGTTGTGAGACTGGTAGATATTTGAAAGGCGTTGGAGAAGAGGATACTTACGAAGAACAGTTCCCTCTCCGCATTCAACGACGAAGGGGTAGTTGCACTGCTCGTGTTTGGGGGACTGGGTGTGGTCGAACACCAGGCCGTCGGGGCACAGCTTCTCGGTCATGGTGCCGCGGTAGCAGTCATAGTACTTGTCACACTGGGTGTGATCGCTGTAGTATCCATCATCGGCAGGGCACTGGAACTGGGCAGCTGCCGTGCCTGTAAATCGAAGAGACGGGGTCACTTTAAGTGATGGTGATAGGGAGGTGATGAACTTTGAAGTCATGGTTATGAATAAAGAGCGTGATGAGTAAAGGGTGTGAACGGAACGTGTCATGAGGTACACTTGACAAGCTGCGAATTTTGGGAAGACAGGTTAAGTTCAAGTTTGTCATAAATGTGTTGGATTGGAAATGAGCGAGCTGATATAGATAAATTATTTCGTGACTTCTGTGTGAGCATATGCTATTTTAGCTTTCAGTAGATCAAATGTGATTGACTAATTAGAAATCACTTGTCCGCATGAACTATTCACTAAGGACCATTCTTTATTGAGTGAGGCTTTATCATCATTGATATTGCACATCGAATATTttctggctttctctctctgccctgCTTTGTCGAATTAGTGTTCTGTAGTTTTCTGTTTGAATTCACAATGACCATAAGGAAGGCGATTGGAAATTAAACCAGGCAAATTAAAACCATAGAGTTATGAGAAGTTAAAGAGAAACCTGTCAAATCCAATTGACTTGATGTGATCTAGTGTGGTTTCGTTAACTCAAAAAAATAGGAGGTTTGCT comes from the Portunus trituberculatus isolate SZX2019 chromosome 25, ASM1759143v1, whole genome shotgun sequence genome and includes:
- the LOC123508902 gene encoding protein obstructor-E-like, which produces MTRLVILLLIGTAAAQFQCPADDGYYSDHTQCDKYYDCYRGTMTEKLCPDGLVFDHTQSPKHEQCNYPFVVECGEGTVLQPAQPTGVECPRLNGYFEHEDPSNCGHYYECTGGIPVLRTCSDGLVFDEFTGTCVWEHSGVRSGCVKKAEVLPDGFSCPNITQIHTNGQVLDHSRHVKGGDCRYFYVCVDGKHPREVGCERGLVFNDVTLLCDVPENVSGCENYYPDDINNLRPNPPGKN